In Nocardia sputorum, a single genomic region encodes these proteins:
- a CDS encoding ArsR/SmtB family transcription factor: MGHGVEGRDRPAARLDPESAGHVATTLQALATPSRLMILTELRQGPLPVSALADAIGMEQSAVSHQLRLLRNLGLVTGTRTGRSIVYSLYDNHVAQLLDEAIYHSEHLRLGLADRPETAGRLSEIDR; encoded by the coding sequence ATGGGACACGGCGTGGAGGGCAGGGATCGCCCTGCCGCGCGCCTGGACCCCGAATCGGCCGGCCATGTGGCGACCACGTTGCAGGCACTGGCCACGCCGAGCCGGTTGATGATCCTCACCGAACTGCGTCAGGGCCCGCTGCCGGTGAGCGCGCTCGCCGACGCCATCGGGATGGAACAGTCCGCCGTCTCCCATCAGCTGCGGCTGCTGCGCAATCTCGGGCTGGTCACGGGCACTCGCACCGGCCGCAGCATCGTCTACAGCCTCTACGACAACCACGTCGCTCAACTGCTGGACGAGGCGATCTACCACAGCGAGCATCTGCGGCTAGGGCTGGCCGACCGCCCCGAGACCGCAGGCCGACTGTCGGAAATCGATCGGTAA